In Tenacibaculum sp. 190524A02b, the genomic stretch ATGTATACGTATGTAATCTTTTAAACTTTCGATATATAAAATGCTATCAAAATTTATTTTGTGATGCTTTTTATTAATATTCACAAACATATAATCTGATTGTACTTGAAGTTTGGAAATGAATTGATGTTTGTGTTGCGGAATTTGTCTATAAAAGCGTTCAATGGCTTTAAAGAAACGATCAAAGGAAATAGGCTTTAGAAGGTAATCTACAACATCCAAGTCATAACTTTCTAGAGCATATTTTCTATGCGCTGTTGTAAGTATAACTTTAGGTAAATTACTTTTCGATTTTAAAAAGTCGAGTCCAGTTAATACTGGCATTTGGATATCTAAGAATATTAAATCTACTGATTCTTTTTTTAAAATTTCTGAAGCCGAAATAGCACTATTACAAGTCGC encodes the following:
- a CDS encoding LytTR family DNA-binding domain-containing protein; the protein is MPIKCILIDDEPPAITLLEKYISAFSDIEIIATCNSAISASEILKKESVDLIFLDIQMPVLTGLDFLKSKSNLPKVILTTAHRKYALESYDLDVVDYLLKPISFDRFFKAIERFYRQIPQHKHQFISKLQVQSDYMFVNINKKHHKINFDSILYIESLKDYIRIHLSDTSYVVKNNIGTIEKELPKNQFIRVHRSYIVALDKITAYTSMDIEINQIEIPIGQTYKHEVIKFIK